A portion of the Falco naumanni isolate bFalNau1 chromosome 9, bFalNau1.pat, whole genome shotgun sequence genome contains these proteins:
- the ASB6 gene encoding ankyrin repeat and SOCS box protein 6 isoform X3 has protein sequence MVLHNPTANGVEGLQEERPGFFFFPGATLTLAHPETCAVQVSNWLVLCVLSPACLGSDRSQLSAVRRVLERETHSPFYQEGVSYALLKVTELGLVPAAEILLEFGADLSFEDPVTYYTPLHIAVLRNQSDMVELLVNHGADINRRDRERQRCCMPWPAVMVSRSTTLRVSVSCWKELLLAHGANPSECPAPESLTHLCFKSFKRHFPLLRFLLESGAAYNCSLHGPSCWSGFHIVFECLCSHLSVSEDDGFSTDLIQKGQTLLELMMASSQAVQLPSNFEVNTSSCRYHGEKIRTLFCSLKHLERSPQALKHLCRVFIRQRLKPWPVDVKIKALPLPDRLKWYLLIDHTAAGHEDL, from the exons ATGGTGCTGCATAACCCCACAGCCAACGGGGTAGAGGGGTTACAAGAGGAGAGAccaggatttttcttcttccctggtGCTACTTTGACCCTTGCACACCCTGAGACGTGTGCTGTTCAAGTGAGTAActggttggttttgtgtgtctTGAGTCCTGCCTGTCTGGGCAGTGACAGGAGCCAGCTCTCAGCTGTGAGACGAGTCTTGGAGAGGGAGACACACTCCCCGTTTTATCAGGAAGGTGTGAGCTATGCCCTGCTGAAGGTCACCGAGCTGGGTCTTGTCCCTGCTGCAGAAATCCTCTTGGAGTTCGGAGCTGACCTCAGCTTTGAAG ATCCAGTCACCTACTACACCCCTCTGCACATCGCAGTGCTCCGCAACCAGTCGGATATGGTGGAGCTCCTGGTGAACCATGGGGCTGACATCAACCGGAGAGATCGG GAAAGACAGCGCTGTTgcatgccctggccagcagTGATGGTGTCCAGATCCACAACACTGAGAGTATCCGTCTCCTGTTGGAAGGAG ctgcttctggcCCACGGAGCCAACCCCAGCGAGTGCCCGGCCCCCGAATCCCTCACCCACCTCTGCTTCAAAAGCTTCAAACGACACTTCCCACTGCTGCGTTTCTTGCTGGAGTCAGGTGCTGCCTACAACTGCTCCCTCCATGGTCCCTCATGTTGGTCGGGCTTCCACATTGTCTTTGAGTGCCTCTGCTCACACCTCAGTGTCTCTGAAGATGATGGTTTCTCTACAGACCTCATCCAGAAGGGTCAGACTCTGCTGGAGCTCATGATGGCTAGTTCACAAGCTGTCCAGCTGCCCAGCAACTTTGAGGTCAACACCAGCAGCTGTAGGTACCACGGGGAGAAGATCAGGACTCTCTTCTGCTCTCTGAAGCACCTGGAGCGCTCCCCGCAGGCATTGAAACATCTCTGTAGGGTGTTTATCCGGCAGCGCCTTAAACCGTGGCCAGTAGATGTCAAAATCAAGGCTCTACCTCTTCCAGACAGGCTGAAGTGGTACCTCCTCATTGACCACACTGCTGCAGGGCATGAGGACCTCTGA
- the NTMT1 gene encoding N-terminal Xaa-Pro-Lys N-methyltransferase 1 encodes MTSEVVENEFEFYSKAEKYWKDVPATVDGMLGGYGHISSIDINSSRKFLQRFLRDGPNRTGTTRALDCGAGIGRITKRLLLPLFKTVDMVDVTEDFLTKAKSYLGEEGRRVRNYFCCGLQDFSPEPDSYDVIWIQWVIGHLTDNHLSDFLKRCRAGLRPNGIVVIKDNMAQEGVIMDDVDSSVCRDLDVVRKIIHRAGLHLLAEERQENFPDEIYHVYTFAMR; translated from the exons ATGACGAGCGAGGTGGTAGAGAACGAGTTTGAGTTTTACTCCAAGGCAGAGAAGTACTGGAAGGATGTGCCCGCCACAGTGGATGGCATGCTGGGGGGCTACGGCCACATCTCCAGCATTGACATCAACAGCTCCAGGAAGTTCCTGCAGCGGTTTCTGCGG GATGGCCCCAACCGGACAGGGACAACCCGTGCTCTGGACTGTGGGGCGGGCATCGGCCGGATCACCaagcggctgctgctgcctctcttcAAGACAGTGGACATGGTGGATGTGACAGAGGACTTCCTCACCAAGGCCAAGAGCTAcctgggagaggagggcaggCGGGTGCGCAACTACTTCTGCTGTGGCCTCCAGGACTTCAGCCCTGAGCCAGACTCCTACGATGTCATCTGGATCCAGTGGGTCATCG GACATCTCACCGACAACCACCTCTCTGACTTCCTGAAGCGGTGCCGTGCTGGCCTGCGGCCCAATGGCATCGTGGTCATCAAGGACAACATGGCTCAGGAGGGCGTGATCATGGACGATGTGGACAGCAGCGTCTGCCGGGACCTGGATGTGGTCCGCAAAATCATCCACCGAGCTGGGCTGCACCTCCTGGCTGAGGAGCGCCAGGAGAACTTCCCCGATGAGATCTACCACGTGTACACCTTCGCCATGAGATGA
- the ASB6 gene encoding ankyrin repeat and SOCS box protein 6 isoform X2 → MPFLHGFRRIIFEYQPLVDEILGLLAIQNAEGQSTLESPACLGSDRSQLSAVRRVLERETHSPFYQEGVSYALLKVTELGLVPAAEILLEFGADLSFEDPVTYYTPLHIAVLRNQSDMVELLVNHGADINRRDRIHESSPLDLASEEPERLPCLQRLLQLGADINAADKNGKTALLHALASSDGVQIHNTESIRLLLEGGADVRATTKDGDTVFTYIIFLLGEMVCSNTEEAQVISRFCFHVTQLLLAHGANPSECPAPESLTHLCFKSFKRHFPLLRFLLESGAAYNCSLHGPSCWSGFHIVFECLCSHLSVSEDDGFSTDLIQKGQTLLELMMASSQAVQLPSNFEVNTSSCRYHGEKIRTLFCSLKHLERSPQALKHLCRVFIRQRLKPWPVDVKIKALPLPDRLKWYLLIDHTAAGHEDL, encoded by the exons ATGCCTTTCCTGCACGGCTTCCGCAGGATCATCTTTGAGTATCAGCCCCTGGTAGATGAGATCTTGGGGCTGCTGGCGATACAGAATGCGGAAGGGCAGAGCACCCTTGAGAG TCCTGCCTGTCTGGGCAGTGACAGGAGCCAGCTCTCAGCTGTGAGACGAGTCTTGGAGAGGGAGACACACTCCCCGTTTTATCAGGAAGGTGTGAGCTATGCCCTGCTGAAGGTCACCGAGCTGGGTCTTGTCCCTGCTGCAGAAATCCTCTTGGAGTTCGGAGCTGACCTCAGCTTTGAAG ATCCAGTCACCTACTACACCCCTCTGCACATCGCAGTGCTCCGCAACCAGTCGGATATGGTGGAGCTCCTGGTGAACCATGGGGCTGACATCAACCGGAGAGATCGG ATCCATGAGAGCAGTCCCCTTGATCTGGCCAGTGAGGAGCCTGAGCGGTTGCCATGCCTCCAGCGGCTGCTTCAGCTGGGGGCCGACATCAATGCAGCTGACAAAAATG GAAAGACAGCGCTGTTgcatgccctggccagcagTGATGGTGTCCAGATCCACAACACTGAGAGTATCCGTCTCCTGTTGGAAGGAG GTGCGGACGTCAGGGCCACCACCAAAGATGGTGACACCGTCTTCACCTACATTATCTTCCTGCTGGGAGAGATGGTGTGCAGCAACACTGAGGAGGCACAGGTGATCAGTCGCTTCTGCTTTCATGtcacacagctgcttctggcCCACGGAGCCAACCCCAGCGAGTGCCCGGCCCCCGAATCCCTCACCCACCTCTGCTTCAAAAGCTTCAAACGACACTTCCCACTGCTGCGTTTCTTGCTGGAGTCAGGTGCTGCCTACAACTGCTCCCTCCATGGTCCCTCATGTTGGTCGGGCTTCCACATTGTCTTTGAGTGCCTCTGCTCACACCTCAGTGTCTCTGAAGATGATGGTTTCTCTACAGACCTCATCCAGAAGGGTCAGACTCTGCTGGAGCTCATGATGGCTAGTTCACAAGCTGTCCAGCTGCCCAGCAACTTTGAGGTCAACACCAGCAGCTGTAGGTACCACGGGGAGAAGATCAGGACTCTCTTCTGCTCTCTGAAGCACCTGGAGCGCTCCCCGCAGGCATTGAAACATCTCTGTAGGGTGTTTATCCGGCAGCGCCTTAAACCGTGGCCAGTAGATGTCAAAATCAAGGCTCTACCTCTTCCAGACAGGCTGAAGTGGTACCTCCTCATTGACCACACTGCTGCAGGGCATGAGGACCTCTGA
- the ASB6 gene encoding ankyrin repeat and SOCS box protein 6 isoform X1 — translation MVLHNPTANGVEGLQEERPGFFFFPGATLTLAHPETCAVQVSNWLVLCVLSPACLGSDRSQLSAVRRVLERETHSPFYQEGVSYALLKVTELGLVPAAEILLEFGADLSFEDPVTYYTPLHIAVLRNQSDMVELLVNHGADINRRDRIHESSPLDLASEEPERLPCLQRLLQLGADINAADKNGKTALLHALASSDGVQIHNTESIRLLLEGGADVRATTKDGDTVFTYIIFLLGEMVCSNTEEAQVISRFCFHVTQLLLAHGANPSECPAPESLTHLCFKSFKRHFPLLRFLLESGAAYNCSLHGPSCWSGFHIVFECLCSHLSVSEDDGFSTDLIQKGQTLLELMMASSQAVQLPSNFEVNTSSCRYHGEKIRTLFCSLKHLERSPQALKHLCRVFIRQRLKPWPVDVKIKALPLPDRLKWYLLIDHTAAGHEDL, via the exons ATGGTGCTGCATAACCCCACAGCCAACGGGGTAGAGGGGTTACAAGAGGAGAGAccaggatttttcttcttccctggtGCTACTTTGACCCTTGCACACCCTGAGACGTGTGCTGTTCAAGTGAGTAActggttggttttgtgtgtctTGAGTCCTGCCTGTCTGGGCAGTGACAGGAGCCAGCTCTCAGCTGTGAGACGAGTCTTGGAGAGGGAGACACACTCCCCGTTTTATCAGGAAGGTGTGAGCTATGCCCTGCTGAAGGTCACCGAGCTGGGTCTTGTCCCTGCTGCAGAAATCCTCTTGGAGTTCGGAGCTGACCTCAGCTTTGAAG ATCCAGTCACCTACTACACCCCTCTGCACATCGCAGTGCTCCGCAACCAGTCGGATATGGTGGAGCTCCTGGTGAACCATGGGGCTGACATCAACCGGAGAGATCGG ATCCATGAGAGCAGTCCCCTTGATCTGGCCAGTGAGGAGCCTGAGCGGTTGCCATGCCTCCAGCGGCTGCTTCAGCTGGGGGCCGACATCAATGCAGCTGACAAAAATG GAAAGACAGCGCTGTTgcatgccctggccagcagTGATGGTGTCCAGATCCACAACACTGAGAGTATCCGTCTCCTGTTGGAAGGAG GTGCGGACGTCAGGGCCACCACCAAAGATGGTGACACCGTCTTCACCTACATTATCTTCCTGCTGGGAGAGATGGTGTGCAGCAACACTGAGGAGGCACAGGTGATCAGTCGCTTCTGCTTTCATGtcacacagctgcttctggcCCACGGAGCCAACCCCAGCGAGTGCCCGGCCCCCGAATCCCTCACCCACCTCTGCTTCAAAAGCTTCAAACGACACTTCCCACTGCTGCGTTTCTTGCTGGAGTCAGGTGCTGCCTACAACTGCTCCCTCCATGGTCCCTCATGTTGGTCGGGCTTCCACATTGTCTTTGAGTGCCTCTGCTCACACCTCAGTGTCTCTGAAGATGATGGTTTCTCTACAGACCTCATCCAGAAGGGTCAGACTCTGCTGGAGCTCATGATGGCTAGTTCACAAGCTGTCCAGCTGCCCAGCAACTTTGAGGTCAACACCAGCAGCTGTAGGTACCACGGGGAGAAGATCAGGACTCTCTTCTGCTCTCTGAAGCACCTGGAGCGCTCCCCGCAGGCATTGAAACATCTCTGTAGGGTGTTTATCCGGCAGCGCCTTAAACCGTGGCCAGTAGATGTCAAAATCAAGGCTCTACCTCTTCCAGACAGGCTGAAGTGGTACCTCCTCATTGACCACACTGCTGCAGGGCATGAGGACCTCTGA